The DNA segment gttttgttctgcgcctccctcctttgtttgttaccTCTCGTTAGCCATTACAACCCAACTGCTTGTTTTGTATAGAACCTGTTGATCTCAAGGTAGTGAGATCATAagacatatcatatattaaaacctggaatggtgtataaaaaagaaatggatatttaaacggaaaaatgcataatggagaacaaaacagagaaatgcataatggagaacagaggagtttcactgcaacacaaagtggttgttccacataatgtctggaaaaagtgttaatgagttatcttactcacttctatggccaCATGTAACCGTTTCCCACAGTGGCTCTTCTTATCCAataacactgcacaaagagcgAATCACACCCAGCCGGAACTCGAAGTGAATAGCTATTGTATGGTTCCTTGATAATATATGCAGTGCACATACGCACGCACTtgcttaataacccctccccggaagcgtgacgacaactgttcagtgttcgaaggatcacaacaCATCTATCAATCTGTCAGTTTGTCTCCACGcatcttggccatgatcagaaggcacaaatgaacgggtcagatacccactgtatctaactgtggaaactaCCGACGTCAGCATAAATGCCACCTGCATTGGATATACCTTCTCACAGGCCAGCACACAGTTTGCTAAGacaagatatacatatatatattttatatatttatatatttatatatatatatatatatatatatatatatatatatatatatatatatatatatatatatatacatatatatatatatatatacatatatatataatatatatacatatatatatatatatatatatatatatatatatatacatatatatatatatatatatacatatatatatatatatatatatatatatatatatatatatatatatatatatatatatatatatatatatatatatatatatatatatatatatatatatatatatatatatatatatatatatatatatatatatatatatatatatatatatatatatatatatatatatatatatatatatatatatatatacatatacatatatacatatatttatatatatatatatatatatatatatatatatatatatatatatatatatatatatatatataatacatcagtGACTAAGCTACTAATATAAATCAAGTAAATATGGTATATACTATACACAAAGGATAATCAAATGAAATGGTAACggtaaatcattttaataagaGGTAAAccgaaaaatgataaaatctgatAGTAATTCAcaggaacaaaaaatatatatttatatatattcgtatatacagtatatgtatgtatgtgtgtgtgtatatatatatatatatatatatatatatatatatatatatatatatatatatatatatatatatatatatatatattgtgtgtgtgcgtgtgtctgtgcgtgtgtgtgtttgtgtttgtgtatgtttgtttcctTGATCGATATACCGAGGTAAAGTTATAACAGCTTTACCAGCATATCCTTTGAATCTCCTTGAATGGTTCCCAGAGTTTGATAGTTGGGTGATCTGAACAGTTCAACTTCGGAAGCTGAATGTGTTCCCAAATATACTTCGAATATTCCACTCACTAACTTCATATAAACAAACATCAGAAACAAGAAACTCCCAGAAACTATATTTCAGCAATcaagttgcctctctctctctctctctctctctctctctctctctctctgaagcgaCATGCAAAGTTATTGTTATCTAGCCCATACAATGAAAGTGTGAACGCCCAACTTATCAATTAAATTCGACAATAACTGGAATGTTATCGTACATTTGAAAAGGATCAAATGAATATATTTCGAAATAGTATTATCACTGGAAAAGTGATCTAATATTTTTTGATAGTTATTAAAACTGAAGCAGATAAAGCAGCGTCGATATCGATAACATGATTCAACAAATTTGCATGGATAGTTagccaaaataaattaacaatgaaatattctaGCTGTTAAATGAGTGAAAAATTAAACTGTCTTCTGAATTATTGAGAAAATTTACCGGTGCCTATAATGTAATAACGATATAATATAAAgcataataaaatatgaacaggTGACGATATTATTTAATATCACTTTAAGGGTAAGACGACTTGTTACATTGGTGTATATAACTTAGGACCAGACATGCCGAAGGACATTGAAAAAATGATGCCAGTAAATTGTGAAATAGATACTCCAAGGGTATGTAACCGGAGGCAATAAACTTTGGCTATGGAAGACGTAGTAAACGCGCTGTCAGTTTTCGAAAACTTTGTGATACGTGGGAAACAATTACAGAGGGTTGATGTCCAGGGCACAGGTAAACGAACTGGCACGAACTTGATATGAAGAAGCATGAAGAGGAACCGTTTGCCATTGGAGAGGAAGAATTTGACATTTAAGAGTAAGCGACTGATATTAAAGAAGAGATTGCCACTGAAGAGGAAGAGTTTGACACTGAAGAGGGAGAGTTTGACATTCAAGACGGAGAGTCTGGCATTAAAGAGGTAGAGTTTGACACCGAAAAGGAAGAGTTTGACATTGAAGAGGTAGAGTTTGACATTGAAGAGGAAGAGTTTGACATTAAAGGTAAGATATCAAAAGGAAAgtttgacactgaaaaggaagAGTTTGACATTGAAGTATAGTTTGACATTTAAAAGGTAGAGTCACTGAAGAGGTATCAAAAAGGGAAAgtttgacactgaaaaggaagAGTTTGACATTGAAGAGGTAGAgtttgacactgaaaaggaagAACTTGACATTGAAGGTATAGTTTGACACTGAAAAAGgtaaaatttgacattaaaaaggtaaaatttgacactgaaaaggaagAGTTTGATAGTGAAGAGGTAGAGTTTGACATTAAAAAGGGAAAgtttgacactgaaaaggaagAGTTTGACATTGAAGAAGTAGAgtttgacactgaaaaggaagAACTTGACATTGAAGAGGTAGAgtttgacactgaaaaggaagAACTTGACATTGAAGAGGTAGACTTTGACACTGGAGAGAATGAGTTTCACATTGAAGAGGTAGAGCATGCCATATTGAAGGATCTATGGAATTTGAAGACGTAAGTAGTATTtacaatttttgttaattatCGTCATAAGAGATTcacgaaataaagaaagaatggaatAATTTTCGCCAGTTTGTGAATGGTTGtaacatttatacacacataacacacatacatacatacataaatatatatatatataatatatatatatatatatatatatatatatatatatatatatatatatatatatatatatatatatatatatatatatatatatacacacacacacagaaggtgCCACTCTTCCTGTTTTCAGCAAGTATTGCtgtgatgaggttgctaaccctaCGCCAGGCCTCAAATATTTTCAAGGAGCTCGTGTGCCGATGGCATCCGACATTTCTTGATGGTTACTCATTCAAGGAATGACCAGACCCAAAGTAAAGGTGCGTAGTTAGATAAGTATTTTTCCTCGTCGAATCTTTTGTCAATTAACATCCATGTGAAAACCGAACTTATTCTTATGCGCACCAATATTAATTCGCTGAGTCACGCCTTAAGAGTCATTACTCTTTCCACCGGATGCGTCGCTGCGTCTCTCATTATAGAGGAGAGGACGAAGCCAAACTTCCATTACGAAGCTTTCTCATATTCCGAGCTTCATTATGACGCCCAAATCAAGAGTATTTAAAATTTAGTCTTTAACGAAGATAATGCATGACACCAGGATCGTCGATATCGTATTCCTCCATTAAAAAGACACTGTAGATCTCTGTTGCGAGACTTCTTACTCTTCTGGATTAATtcccctttttcagttttctgtaaaagaaacttttgagatggctatttgtctgtccgtccgcactttttctgtccgccctcagatcttaaaaactactgaggctagaggactgcaaattgttatgttgaccatccaccctccaatcaccaaatataccaaattgcagccgtctagcctcagtagttttattttattttattttatttaaggttaaagttagccgtaatcttgcttctggcaacgatataggacaggccaccaccgggctgtggttaaagtttcatgggccgcggctcacacagcattacaccgagaccaccgaaagataaatctattttcggtggccttgattatacgatgtacagaaaactcgattgctccgaggaaacgtcggcgcatttttaacttgtttatgtttgtgttctgTTAATAAAGGGATTTAAACTTCGAACGGCTTTAATGATTCTTCAAACATTTCTAAATTTATAATCCTACACTTGtatcaataattaataataataattcatcagcTGCCGAAAGTTTGAACaagaattggaaaataaaatgtatttagaaaTTCTCGGGTAACTTCTTATGTGAAAACAGCTTTTGCTGATTAATCTTTTAGCTGGAATCTCGGGAAAAAAAAAGGCTCGAGCCATTTACTTCCTTAAACAAAAATGCAATTATCATCGCTTTCTTGAAGTTTATCTACTTCTATGTACTTCTCCCAAATCAGTGTCTTTAACtctagtccattttttttttattctttcagtctTCTCATTTCCTCCAAGGAAAACTTCTAATAGAGTTTcacaaaagagtaattactgttTTTGATTAGCCAGTAACTAAAGCAAGATGTGTAAATTGTCAGTTTAGGGGGATTATGCTTATGCAAAGAAATGCCTATATATACTGAgttgatgtatactgtaaccatattgtaattattgtaattgtaaataatgtaagtttaatcctttcaataaaaagtaaaaataaaaaaatggtgttttatcacaaaaggtcATAGTTGTTGCATTCTTGAACAATGACACAGGTGTCGTTAATTcagagggaaaaattaaaaactcagcACAGAGACCTTTTACGTAGCATTTCTGAAAATACAGCAGCTGGTGCAATAAGCTTGATTTGTTAAAAATCTGTATTATGAATTGACAGGAAAATACACAAGTATAACTAACAAGCGGGTAATTTGCGATAACCTGTACGGTGCGGCATTAGTAGACTTGAGGTCTAGTCccgtggttctcaaccttttttggcccatgcaccctttcaccaaaTTTCAAATGTTATTACCACCCTCCTTTTCAAAATTCTGCCTCAAAAgctgcattccaaataatatgcaacaaaacaaTAATGCAAACACAGGTTAGCTGAGAGAAAggccagcgtgacctctcagtagtgtggaccgatgcacactgtGTTTTTTGTGGTCCAAGAGACAGTTTGAATCTGCCAATCTGTGGTCGCAATTACCCagctgaaactctgaaatttcccCCCGGCCCCTGGGGGAGTGGGGGGGAGGGGCTATGGGGGTGGCCCCGGGGGAGGGGGTGAATTTCCTCCTGGTCGAGAACCAGTGATATTCTATTAAGTTTTAGACCAGAAAGCATTTCGATCTTGCACAAGGCCAATGAACCTAGTAAAACTGGCTTCGGGGCCGAATGAACACGCGGGCACACACACATTCTAATGCATTTACCTCAACCTGAGAGATTCTTAATGGCTGAAAAATCGGTTTTACCGACAGCTCATATTCGCGCGAATGAAATTCGCTGAAAACTCATTTTCCCTTCGGCAGTGCTAAACTTTACGAAGGGTAATGAACGACTCTGGCTCCCGGTTTTGCAATTCGGTTTTCAGAAccattcactttttttaattCACGATTGATTATTGCATTTCTTGTCTGGTCGTGGGGGGAAAGACTGCGTTTGCTAATGATGGGCACTGGAGCGTAAGGCAATTTTAATGTTTCACAGGCATTCGTAAATGCAGTTTTCGAAacttgataaaagataaaagttaaCTAAAAAATTCTCATAAGTGAAAAAGTGATACAAACCTAGTTTTTCCTTGTCATTAAATAACTTGCACAGTTGAACATTTCAAGAGAAATGCTGTGATAGGTTTGTATTAAAGAAGatacagaatttagaatttaaattaggacaaaggccaagcgctgggacctatgaggtcactaagcgctgcaacggaaactaacagtaaaaaggtttgaaaggtgtaacaggaggcaaacctcgcagttgcactatgaaccatttgttaggagagggtggaaaataagatggaagaaagagaatacgaacggaggtacaataaaaggaatgaaaggggttgcagctaggggccgaagggacgctgcaaagaaccttaagtaatgcctacagtgcgccgcataacgagactaccccactacggggaattgtattagagaaaaatattgatCTTTTCGTTATACTAAAGAATTTATTGGGCTCAGTTTCTATGCCGAGAGGATTCATTATCAAAAACACTGAAAGTCATCAGAACCTAAAAGTGGTTTGAAGCTCAATAAATTCCCGGTCAGCATTTTCTTTCAGAGCAATATCGTTAATTCTGATACGTTGCTCATTTGAAAACAGGAGTCATTCTCTAAAGCTTTACTCTTTTGGATTCTTGTGCAAACAAGCGTCAAGTCGACGATACTTAAGGGTAAGAATATTTCtggcagacagacacacagaaatAGAAAGTTACTATTGTGGTGAGAAGGGACcttttgagactctctctctctctctctctctctctctctctctctctctctctctctctctctgttgacagCTTGGTTATTATAACGTCCCACTTCAGCAAGTGATATCAAAATCGGTTCAGGCTAAATATATTCCGTCTTAATTGTAGAAATCTAATTACTATTGGCTTCTACCGTGTTACACGGATGCTAATATTTAAGGAAAGGCATATAATACTTCTGTATTAAATTTAAACGTTAAATTTAATTCAGAAGTATTATATGTCAATATAGTTGTAGGAAACGAAATCCAGTGATTAAAAACGGCATTGGAACAGACCCTCTAAACCAAAAATTGGGAATAAACATGGGGGACAAAAATACTCCGAATTCACTGTCTTCTCCAAAAATTGCCATGGCATACGCCTTTGGATCGAAGAGGTTAGTACCTGCATGCATGACGAGTCGAATTACTTAAGCACTACTGCATTAAAAGTACATTTCGCGATGTTTGAGAACTTAAACCATTACTGCCTTTCCTTGCATATTAGCATCCATGTACACCAAATTTTGTTTGGAATGCTGATTTCTCAAGCTCAGTCTTAGCTTACTCTAAATTTAGAATCACACCAATTTCCATTTAGGCTAATGATCTGGTCTTTAATCTCACCATGTCGAGAAGTGAGGAGTGGATTTAGTTTCAATTCCGGACATATGATCGGATGAGCTCGTGTTATTCTGcgttgtttatttcttaattcttacACTCATGTTTTGAAATTACTTTCACAGAGGGAGCTAGTGTTCGTTTATTCGAACAGAGAACAGAAAAGCAACTGCATTTCTTGCCATGCTTTTACCATCAGAATTGGACATGTTGTAACTGTCCTCATCTGAAATCATGTTCAAACGACTGCCATAAAGTCACTAGCAATGATCCCTCCCCAACCAAATGAATATCATACGGATATGGAATTAATACTTTCCCGCAGCCGCTTCACCTATTTCTTTCACTTGAGTTGTTAGCGTTGGGCAAACAGATTCCGTTTGATTACATTTTTGGTTAAGAAAATCTTTATACTGAATGTAGAGATCTTTATTCACGAAAACGACTATCAGTGCATGCCACGCGTTGCATTAATCTTGATTTTCTGAACTCCCCTTTTCAGGATGAAAAGAAATCTTCATGTTACTCGTATAAGTAGATTTATATTCGTTAATTCAGTTAGAGCTGTTCGCTTAGCACAACCGTCTTCTTGAATTCTTAATTACTCTAAAAGCTGTATTTCTGCTAGCGAACAACTCGAGGCTGGGTGCAGGTAGATGCGTCTCACTGGGACCATAATTTGTAGACAAACGGGTCTCTGTCGGTTGCCTCAGGGAAGAAGATAAATTCAAGGGTACCTCAGTAACAGGCTCCACAGAACGTAATCCATCGACAGCGTAACCTTCATTTCTTCTGGTTTTTGGCGACAACGAAACAAGAGCAGGTCCGGCTGAAGGGCTGTCCATCGGAACCCTTGCAGCCTCTGATTTCGGCGGTAAATTCTTCGGTTTCTGTAAGATAAAGCTTCTGGTTCGAGGACGCGAAGCCTGGCGGGCCCTGATTTGGTGCGCTGTCCACATGTGTCGTGTTAAGGCGTCTGATCGAGTGTAACTATATAggaaaaaaacgttaaaaatataaatttattccaCTGAATTTTGAGGACAATAACGTATAGCCTTCTTTCATGTGTTTTTACTAACACTTTAGAGATTTTATTAAGAACTAAGGCTCAAATCCACGACAAAACTGAATTCTTGTCAGTTTGCTAGATACAAAGTAGCTGAATAATAATCAGAAGAAATGTTTGTACACTTGTGTCCATAAATAAAGTAGATACGAAAAGCAGTATGACTGTTCAGTCgatctttattttcatgtaatatttttaaagagaacACGCATGTTATTACTTATCCATTTACAAGTTATTGCATGTCCATGCAGTAAGAatatatttttgccatttatgACCGGACAATGAACTTCTTAAGGTTACATCAGCGCCCCATAGCGGAGGCAATATAAGGCAGCCGATtctaccatacatacatatatatatatatatattatatatatactgtatatatatatatatatatatatatatatatatatatatatatatatatatatatatatatatatatatatatatatatatatatatatatatatatttatataaatttatgtatataaattcgaCAAGTAGACAGCTGTTTTATCCTACAGGATAACATTTGCAATATCAAAATGTATTTGGAAGGATACATTGCTAAATACGAAATCTTGTTATTCCTGCCTGCCATAATTCACCGATTAGAGCAAGgttgcgtccacactacagtaagaATGTCACAAACAGTCGGcaatttatcacacacacatcacaaacatgttgaatacaagtcaaccaGTTATTGGTGGTTCTAGCCACGTCCTCCCCTCACGGTCGCTGGCTTGTTCTCAACTTGTTAGTGATACGTATGGCAGTCGTTGGCTTGTTTTCAACATATTTGTAACATGTATAtgataagtttccgacatgtttGTGACAAGAATGCGACAAGTttctgacatgtttatgacaagtAAGCGACAAGTTTCTGACATGTTTGTGACAAGTAAGCGACAAGTTTCCGACATGTTTGTGACAAGTAAGCGACAAGTTTCGGCATGTTCAGGACATATTTTACTGTAGCGTGGACGCACCCAAAGTGTAACGTGAAGAAATTCACTACCTTAGTTTTCAAGGTCTCTGATAGCAGttgaaatagtgaaaaaataaaactgtcatttACCTGTGAACACACGCAGGAAGAGGACAACAATAGGTTCGTTTAGCGTGCGCTGGTAAGTGGGTTCTCTGATGCTTGGCCAAGTGGTCTCGCCTTACGAAACCGCGGCCACAGAGCTGGAAGAAATTTGAATAATGAACTTGAATACCTGTTTGCATagcaaattaataatttttcttttctttgcataacaaattaataatttttcttttttttgaaaactttgtCATTCCCTGGATGctgtggttgatttttgtttcattaaatatttgttagcataatgataatttttctttagaaactTTGCCGTTATAGCTATGGTTGATTTTTGTTTCCttgaatatttctttgcattataattagttttttctttagaaaacatagtctttctttgaaagtttgagttgattgtttatttaaataaacttgATAATTCTTGATGATTCTTTAGAATTGTTTCGATCGTCTTACTCTGGCTGAGAGCTTCAGCAAATAATATTCGTTGAATTAAGCAcgcaaaatatttcaaagataacttttcatcacaagtatatatatgtatatgtatatgtatttatatatatatatatatatatatatatatatatatatatatatatatacatacatatatatatatatatatatatatatatatatatatatatatatatatatatatatatatatatatatatatatatatatatcaactatttaatataaatgaataagaagaggTGCATAAGTGAACATTTGCTATCaaacaattgatatatatatatatatattatatatttatatacatatatatatatatatatatatatatatatatatatatatatatatataatttttaacagtaaatgaataaaaatagtcgCATAAGTAATAATTTACTATCAaaaagttgattatatatatatatatacatacatatatattatatatttatatacatatatatatatatatatatatatatatatatatatatatatatatatatatataatttttaacagtaaatgaataaaagtagtCATAAGTAATAATTTACtatcaaaagtttatatatatatatatatatatatatatatatatatatatatatatatatatatatatatacatatatatatatatgtgtatacatatacgtattatgcataatacatatatagatatataatacatatatatatatatatatatatatatatatatatatatatatatatatatatatatatatatataaatatgtacatatataaatatgtacatatatatatatatatatatgtgtgtatgtatttaagtatgtatgcatatatgtatatatatatagttatgcatacatacttacatacatacatacatatacatacacacacatatatataaatatatatatatatctcagctgTTTGACAGAACAAGTTTACTTATACgcctatttcttcatttttatttacaagaagAAAATCATTAGGTGGGACTGGAACCTCAACATGCAGCAACTCACCTGACAAAGGAAAGGTTTCTGCCCTGTATGAATTCTGGTGTGTCTCGCCAGTTCTTCGTTTCTATAAAACGTTCTTCCGCAGCCCGcgtgtaaacaaaaatattttttaccagctgaaagcaaaataaggaaaataatttttttattgttttcacggAATAGGACGTTTGGTTAACTGGTCATTATTCTTCTACGATGGGAATTTGAGTTTCATGTCGCCGTTTTTGGACACGCCATACATTTTTTTGATTGTACATGACTTCATGtggcattaatatatatatatatatatatatatatatatatatatatatatatatatatatatatatatatgtatatatacatatatatacttacatatatatatatatatatatatatatatatatatatatgtatatatatacatatatacacactcatacatatatatatatatatatatatatatatatatatatatatatatatatatatatatatatatataataataactagagTCCAAATGAGGAGTGAAAAAGAATTTCTTACCGAGCAAGGTATTTACCTTCAGAATATCTCGCTACGGGATTTCTTCCATTAACTACAGAAGCCTCGCCGTGACTTTCACTGTAATTTGTTTTACTCAACACTCCAGGAGGCCTGCTCCTGTCCAAGTAACGAGAACCATCTACCGGCAACAGCCGCGGAAGACTAAAAGGAGTTAATCTTTTGGTGTCTTCACATCGGAAAGGACTTCGAAAAGTCGCTTCGTTGACTTTGACTTGGTGCCTTAAGACGGGGTTTGTCCACGAAACTCGGGTCTGCCAGTCGACGAGCGTGCGCGTCGTACACGAACAGTTGCCTTCGAATTCGCTGAAGAGTGCGTTCGTAAAAGCGAAAAAGCCGTTCGTGCAACAGAGGAGGCCGTCGTGAATGCTTTTTGCCAAAAATGGAGAGGCTGAGCTGTTTGACGCTTCCTTTCGAACGGTTCGGTCTTCTGAGTTCGTCtcacttttgttgttgtttatttccaGGCTCTTTTTGCCCGCCAGGTCCGAATTTTCGAGGAAAGCTCCGGCGTCACTCGACAGCGGGCTGTCTGACGACTGATATCCGTGGTCCTCTCCGTCGTCGGTCGAAATCTCTTGCGTAGTCATTTTTTTTCGGCGGTCTTGCAGACGCCCCCGTTTCGAATAGCTTCTTGAGATACATCGAAACATCTTGACAGTTTCGAATGTGGTGATGCGTCGTTTACATGAAATTCATTGCAGTTCTCCCGTGGATATAAAGGGTCCCACAGAGACCAGTAATGTTGggcattttgaaaataatctgcGGATATCATAGGTGCAACTTGTTTGCTGTGCGGCactgaaaatgtatttgtatatatattcgaCAATGCAACAGAATTGCtcataatgaaatgaaatcacaCAAGTTGATTGATATTCGTGATACTGAACACGTTTTAGAGCGTCAATTTGAAGGCTTCGTCTTTGTAGTAACTTATTTGTTGTATGcttgacaaaataaatattttctaataaataggTTCTTCCTGTAGAAACTGCCTGTACTGAATCCACCTTCCTCAACACCGTTTGTTCTCGAAGTTCAGGAGAGACAGAAGTAAGTTTAAGGAATTCAGGTT comes from the Macrobrachium rosenbergii isolate ZJJX-2024 chromosome 3, ASM4041242v1, whole genome shotgun sequence genome and includes:
- the LOC136851275 gene encoding involucrin-like, whose amino-acid sequence is MVDGVRHRQSSPGQQQVTAAEQRRAIFLDAMVVVSTLSWASSVRELLLKEIATEEEEFDTEEGEFDIQDGESGIKEVEFDTEKEEFDIEEVEFDIEEEEFDIKGKISKGKFDTEKEEFDIEVKFDTEKEEFDSEEVEFDIKKGKFDTEKEEFDIEEVEFDTEKEELDIEEVEFDTEKEELDIEEVDFDTGENEFHIEEVEHAILKDLWNLKT
- the LOC136855679 gene encoding uncharacterized protein; protein product: MFRCISRSYSKRGRLQDRRKKMTTQEISTDDGEDHGYQSSDSPLSSDAGAFLENSDLAGKKSLEINNNKSETNSEDRTVRKEASNSSASPFLAKSIHDGLLCCTNGFFAFTNALFSEFEGNCSCTTRTLVDWQTRVSWTNPVLRHQVKVNEATFRSPFRCEDTKRLTPFSLPRLLPVDGSRYLDRSRPPGVLSKTNYSESHGEASVVNGRNPVARYSEAGKKYFCLHAGCGRTFYRNEELARHTRIHTGQKPFLCQLCGRGFVRRDHLAKHQRTHLPAHAKRTYCCPLPACVHSYTRSDALTRHMWTAHQIRARQASRPRTRSFILQKPKNLPPKSEAARVPMDSPSAGPALVSLSPKTRRNEGYAVDGLRSVEPVTEVPLNLSSSLRQPTETRLSTNYGPSETHLPAPSLELFASRNTAFRVIKNSRRRLC